In Anaerolineales bacterium, the following are encoded in one genomic region:
- a CDS encoding alpha/beta fold hydrolase codes for MENTQTLSLHFEETGSGKPLLLIHGFPFSSRMWAAQSDALGARLLAPDLPGFGDSAAVDAASVESYAEDCVALLDALDILEPVAVGGLSMGGYIALAFARLFPERVGALLLLSTRAGADSAEAKAGRDATIAKVQEQGPGVVAEGMFPKLLAPDTYTVQPAVAVELQAIMATASQAGVVAALGAMRDRPDASQLLPELHMPALVVHGTQDQVIPYSEAEAMAAALPNGQLELIEGAGHVPNLEQPQRFNQIVRDFLNS; via the coding sequence ATGGAAAATACGCAAACACTCAGCTTGCACTTTGAAGAGACCGGTTCGGGCAAGCCGCTTTTGCTCATTCACGGCTTTCCGTTCAGCAGCCGCATGTGGGCGGCCCAGTCGGATGCCCTTGGCGCGCGCCTGCTGGCGCCTGACCTGCCTGGCTTCGGCGACTCGGCCGCGGTGGATGCCGCCAGCGTAGAAAGCTACGCCGAAGATTGCGTGGCGCTGCTGGACGCGCTGGATATTCTGGAACCGGTGGCGGTGGGTGGGCTTTCGATGGGCGGTTACATCGCCCTGGCCTTCGCCCGCTTATTCCCGGAGCGTGTCGGCGCGCTGCTGCTGCTCTCCACCCGGGCTGGGGCCGACTCCGCTGAAGCCAAGGCCGGGCGGGATGCCACGATTGCCAAAGTGCAAGAGCAGGGTCCCGGCGTGGTCGCTGAGGGCATGTTCCCCAAACTGCTCGCCCCGGACACCTACACGGTGCAACCCGCGGTGGCCGTCGAGCTGCAAGCCATCATGGCCACCGCCAGCCAGGCCGGCGTGGTGGCCGCCCTGGGCGCCATGCGCGACCGGCCGGACGCCAGCCAGCTGCTGCCCGAACTGCACATGCCGGCCTTGGTGGTGCATGGGACACAGGATCAGGTCATCCCCTACAGCGAAGCCGAAGCCATGGCCGCCGCGCTGCCCAACGGCCAGCTGGAATTGATCGAGGGCGCCGGCCATGTGCCCAACCTGGAACAGCCGCAGCGCTTCAACCAGATCGTGCGCGATTTTTTGAATAGTTGA
- a CDS encoding MFS transporter, with amino-acid sequence MAKEQSKGWQRPFFQVWTGQALSLLGSQLVQFALVWYLTRQTGSATVLATATLVAMLPNILLGPLAGSFVDRGDRKRIMIVADAAIALATLALAGLFALGWVQIWHIYLLLMLRALGGAFHSPAFSASTSLMVPKEHLPRVQGVNQMLNGGLSVVAAPLGAFLLELLPTQGVLAIDLVTATVAILALLPVRIPQPERQTPANAEKPSFWSDFRDGLDYVLGWPGLLILLVMSMLINVLFSPAISLMPLLVSQHFQQGVLQLGWLQGMWGLGIILGGLVLGVWGGFKKRIYTSQMGLLGLGLAFGLTGLLPASGLQPALGLILLGGMMLPMSNGSFWAVMQATVDPERQGRVFALVISLASAMAPVGLLLAGPLVDQFGVPFWYMLAGSLCAIMGILGFLHPAVRNLEAGRPIPSEAANASSKG; translated from the coding sequence ATGGCTAAAGAACAATCAAAAGGCTGGCAGCGCCCTTTCTTCCAGGTGTGGACCGGGCAGGCGCTTTCCCTGCTGGGCAGCCAGCTTGTGCAGTTCGCGCTGGTTTGGTATCTAACCCGCCAGACCGGCTCGGCGACCGTGTTAGCCACAGCCACCCTGGTGGCGATGCTGCCCAACATCCTGCTGGGCCCCTTGGCCGGCTCGTTCGTAGACCGCGGCGACCGCAAGCGCATCATGATCGTAGCCGACGCGGCGATCGCCTTGGCCACGCTGGCGCTGGCCGGCCTGTTCGCCCTGGGCTGGGTGCAGATCTGGCACATCTATTTACTGCTGATGCTGCGCGCCCTGGGCGGCGCCTTCCACAGCCCGGCTTTCAGCGCCTCGACCTCGCTGATGGTGCCCAAGGAGCATTTGCCGCGCGTGCAAGGCGTCAACCAAATGCTCAACGGCGGCCTGAGCGTGGTGGCCGCCCCGCTGGGCGCCTTCCTGCTGGAGCTCTTGCCGACGCAGGGTGTGTTGGCGATCGACCTGGTGACGGCGACGGTTGCCATCCTGGCGCTGCTGCCGGTGCGTATCCCGCAGCCAGAGCGCCAAACCCCGGCCAACGCCGAGAAACCCAGCTTCTGGAGCGATTTTCGTGACGGTCTGGACTATGTGCTGGGCTGGCCGGGGCTGCTGATCTTGCTGGTGATGTCGATGCTGATCAACGTGCTGTTCAGCCCGGCCATTTCCCTGATGCCGCTGCTGGTCAGCCAACATTTCCAGCAGGGCGTCCTGCAGCTGGGCTGGCTGCAGGGCATGTGGGGTTTGGGCATCATCCTGGGCGGCCTGGTGCTGGGCGTGTGGGGCGGCTTCAAAAAACGGATTTACACCTCACAGATGGGCCTGCTGGGTCTGGGCCTGGCCTTCGGCCTGACCGGCCTGCTGCCCGCCAGCGGCTTGCAGCCCGCCCTGGGCCTGATCCTGCTGGGCGGTATGATGCTGCCCATGTCCAACGGCTCGTTCTGGGCGGTGATGCAGGCCACCGTGGACCCCGAGCGCCAGGGGCGGGTCTTCGCCCTGGTGATCAGCCTGGCCAGCGCCATGGCCCCGGTGGGCTTGCTGCTGGCTGGGCCACTGGTGGACCAGTTCGGCGTGCCGTTCTGGTACATGCTGGCGGGCAGCCTGTGCGCCATTATGGGCATCCTGGGCTTCCTGCACCCCGCCGTACGCAATTTGGAAGCTGGACGACCGATCCCCTCTGAGGCGGCCAACGCCTCTAGCAAAGGTTAA
- a CDS encoding MFS transporter, whose protein sequence is MAVMTTETRNQWKRPFFQVWIGQAFSLLGSQLVQFALIWHLTRETGSATVLATATLVAMLPMILIGPLAGSVVDRSQRKRIMILADSGIALATLALAALFAFGLVEVWHIYVLLMLRSLGQAFHGPAMTASTSLMVPKEHLARIQGVNQMLNGGLNIISAPLGALLLELLPMQGVLAIDVVTALIAVVAVLPISIPQPERKPNGADGKPATFWEDFREGFRYVLSWPGLMVVLIMAALINFLLTPAGALLPLLITKHFEKGVIELGWVNALWGSGVVLGGLLLGVWGGFKKRILTVFSGLVCLGLAAAGMGLLAPQHFTWLLALFLIEGVMGPVVNGSLGAVMQASVDPSRQGRVFTLLTSFATAMTPLGLLVAGPISDAFGIQIWYLIGGGLCALMGLAGFFIPSVMNIEAGHPQELTKPIPETAA, encoded by the coding sequence ATTGCTGTTATGACAACTGAAACCCGCAATCAGTGGAAACGCCCTTTCTTTCAAGTCTGGATCGGCCAGGCCTTTTCCCTGCTCGGCAGCCAGCTGGTGCAGTTCGCCCTGATCTGGCACCTGACCCGTGAGACCGGTTCGGCCACGGTACTGGCCACCGCCACGCTGGTGGCGATGCTGCCGATGATCCTGATCGGCCCGCTGGCCGGCTCCGTGGTGGACCGCAGCCAGCGCAAGCGCATCATGATCCTGGCCGACAGCGGTATCGCCCTGGCCACGCTGGCCCTGGCGGCCCTGTTCGCCTTCGGTCTGGTCGAGGTCTGGCACATCTATGTATTGTTGATGCTGCGTTCGCTGGGCCAGGCGTTCCATGGTCCGGCGATGACCGCCTCAACCTCGCTGATGGTGCCCAAAGAGCACCTGGCGCGCATCCAAGGCGTCAACCAAATGCTCAACGGCGGCCTCAACATCATCTCGGCCCCGCTGGGCGCGCTGCTGCTGGAGCTGCTGCCGATGCAGGGCGTGCTGGCCATCGACGTGGTCACGGCCCTGATCGCGGTGGTGGCCGTGCTGCCGATCAGCATCCCCCAGCCGGAGCGAAAGCCAAATGGCGCCGACGGCAAGCCGGCCACCTTTTGGGAAGACTTCCGCGAAGGTTTCCGCTATGTGCTCAGTTGGCCGGGCCTGATGGTGGTGCTGATCATGGCGGCGCTGATCAACTTCCTGCTGACTCCGGCCGGGGCGCTGCTGCCCTTGCTAATCACCAAGCACTTTGAAAAAGGCGTGATCGAGCTGGGCTGGGTCAATGCGCTGTGGGGCAGCGGCGTGGTGCTGGGCGGCCTGCTGCTGGGCGTGTGGGGTGGCTTCAAAAAGCGCATCCTGACTGTCTTCAGCGGCCTGGTGTGCCTGGGCCTGGCTGCAGCCGGCATGGGCCTGTTGGCCCCGCAGCACTTCACCTGGCTGCTGGCCCTGTTCCTGATCGAAGGCGTGATGGGGCCGGTGGTCAACGGCTCGCTGGGGGCAGTCATGCAGGCCTCGGTAGACCCCAGCCGGCAGGGCCGCGTCTTCACCCTGCTGACCAGCTTCGCCACCGCCATGACCCCGCTGGGGCTGCTGGTGGCTGGTCCTATCTCGGATGCCTTCGGCATCCAGATCTGGTATCTGATCGGCGGCGGGCTGTGCGCGCTAATGGGCCTGGCGGGTTTCTTCATCCCCAGTGTAATGAACATTGAAGCCGGCCACCCGCAAGAACTGACAAAGCCAATCCCTGAGACCGCGGCGTAA
- the miaB gene encoding tRNA (N6-isopentenyl adenosine(37)-C2)-methylthiotransferase MiaB, giving the protein MKYHIWTEGCQMNVADSQRVASALERLGYQSAARPEDAEVIVLNTCVVRQSAEDKAMGKVTSLKPLKQKNPNLTINLMGCMVGVKGQERLREQLPFVDVFSPPSDPGPLVAHLTQNDSRFIELAETEQRFAVMDGDLRLPAEERDQLISAHVPIVYGCSHACTFCIIPYRRGVERSRPVGEIVAEIRSLVAQGVREVTLLGQIVDRYGKDVPDGPSLTDLLRVVHEVDGLQRIRFLTSHPNWMTDELLHTVAELPKVMPHIEVPVQAGHDEVLANMKRGYTVDEYRRLVERIRAIIPNVSIATDIIVGFPGETAEQFQATYDLLGELKLDVAHLARYSEREGTVAARRMDDNVPEPEKLARLHALDKQQEAILSEINARYLGETVEVLFEEEVKGRWKGRTPTNKLVFVQSEQPLHGQLLPVEITWTGPWSMQGRLRPDTHPAPIPIEIISLNA; this is encoded by the coding sequence TCAGATGAATGTGGCCGATTCGCAGCGGGTCGCCTCGGCGCTGGAGCGCCTGGGCTACCAATCCGCTGCGCGCCCCGAGGACGCCGAGGTCATCGTGCTTAACACCTGCGTGGTGCGCCAGAGCGCCGAAGACAAGGCCATGGGCAAGGTCACTTCGCTCAAGCCGCTCAAGCAGAAAAACCCCAACCTGACCATCAACCTGATGGGCTGCATGGTCGGCGTCAAGGGGCAGGAACGCCTGCGCGAGCAGCTGCCTTTTGTGGATGTTTTCTCGCCGCCCTCTGACCCCGGTCCGCTGGTCGCCCACCTGACCCAGAACGACAGCCGCTTCATCGAGCTGGCCGAAACCGAGCAGCGCTTCGCCGTCATGGACGGCGATTTGCGCCTGCCGGCCGAGGAGCGCGACCAATTGATCAGCGCCCATGTGCCCATCGTCTACGGTTGCTCGCATGCCTGCACCTTTTGCATCATCCCCTACCGCCGCGGCGTGGAACGCAGCCGCCCTGTGGGCGAGATCGTGGCTGAGATCCGCAGCCTGGTCGCCCAGGGTGTGCGCGAAGTGACCCTGCTGGGCCAGATCGTGGACCGCTATGGCAAAGATGTGCCCGACGGGCCCAGCCTGACGGACCTGCTGCGCGTGGTGCATGAGGTGGACGGCCTGCAGCGCATCCGCTTCCTGACCTCGCACCCCAACTGGATGACCGATGAATTGCTGCATACCGTGGCCGAGCTGCCCAAGGTCATGCCGCACATCGAAGTGCCGGTGCAAGCCGGCCATGATGAGGTGCTGGCCAACATGAAGCGCGGCTACACGGTGGACGAATACCGCCGCCTGGTCGAGCGCATCCGCGCCATCATCCCCAACGTCTCGATCGCCACCGACATCATCGTCGGCTTCCCCGGCGAGACCGCCGAGCAGTTCCAGGCCACCTATGACCTGCTGGGCGAGCTAAAGCTGGACGTGGCGCATCTGGCGCGCTACTCTGAGCGCGAAGGCACCGTGGCTGCCCGCCGCATGGATGACAATGTGCCTGAGCCAGAGAAGCTGGCCCGCCTGCACGCGCTGGACAAGCAGCAGGAAGCCATTCTGAGCGAGATCAACGCCCGCTACCTGGGCGAGACGGTTGAAGTGCTCTTCGAGGAAGAGGTCAAGGGCCGCTGGAAGGGCCGCACGCCGACCAACAAGCTGGTCTTCGTGCAGTCAGAGCAGCCCTTGCACGGCCAGCTGCTGCCGGTGGAGATCACCTGGACCGGTCCCTGGTCCATGCAGGGACGCCTGCGGCCGGACACCCACCCGGCGCCGATCCCCATCGAGATCATTTCCCTCAACGCATAG